The window CGTTAGAAGCATTCGATGTTCCTATTATTGCAAATGTTGCAGGTTATACGATTGATGATTATACGCGTGTATGCGAACGTATTAGTCAAGCTCCCAATGTAAAAGCTATTGAGTTAAACATCTCGTGTCCGAATGTTAAACAAGGTGGAATAACTTTTGGTACTGATAAAGAGGTAGCTGCGGATTTAACCTATCGCGTTAAGCAAGTAGCGAAAGTTCCTGTTTACGTAAAACTTTCACCTAACGTAACAGATATAGTTCCTATTGCTAAAGCCGTGGAAGAGGCAGGGGCAGATGGGTTATCTATGATTAACACCTTACTTGGTATGAGGATTGATTTAAAAACACGCCAACCTATTTTGGCCAATCAAACAGGTGGTCTATCTGGTCCAGCTATTAAACCTGTTGCGATTCGAATGATCAAACAAGTTTCTCAAGTTGTTGATATTCCTATTATTGGAATGGGTGGTGTCTACACGGTAGATGATGTGTTAGAAATGTATATGGCGGGAGCAAGTGCTGTCGCAATTGGTACAGCTAATTTTACAGACCCAATGATTTGTCCAAAATTAATTACAGAATTACCTAAACGTATGGATGAACTAGGTATTGAAAGTTTAACGCAATTAATTAAAGAAGTGAAGGAGGCCCGTTAAGATGGATAAACGCCCAATTATCGCCTTAGATTTTCCTAATCGTGAAGCGATTACTAAATTTTTGCAGCATTTTCCAGAGAAGGAGTCACTTTATGTCAAAGTGGGAATGGAGCTTTTTTACCAAGAAGGTCCAACGATTGTAACGTGGCTGAAGTCTTGTGGACACGATGTGTTTCTTGACTTGAAACTACATGATATTCCTAATACGGTGGAATCTGCCATGCGAGGTTTAGCTAAATTAGGCGTTGCGATGACAAACGTTCATGCAGCGGGTGGCGTTCGTATGATGAGCAGTGCTTTGAAAGGATTAGAAGAGGGAACAGTTGAAGGAAAACGTCCTGTTTTAATTGCAGTTACGCAATTAACGTCAACGTCTGAAGATGAGATGCAACATGATCAAGGCATCGATAGGTCTCTTGAAAACAGTGTGTTACATTATGCAAAAATGGCTGAGAAGTCCGGACTTGATGGCGTTGTCTGTTCGGCATTGGAAGCAACGGCGATTAAGAAACAAACTTCTGATGACTTTGTGTGCTTAACACCAGGTATTCGTCCGTTGGGGGCAGCAGTTGGTGATCAAAAGCGTGTAGTGACACCAGAAGGAGCGAGAGCATTAGGTGCCAGTTACATCGTCGTCGGCCGACCAATTACAAAAGCAGATAATCCATATCAAGCTTATCAAGAAATAAAACAGGAATGGAACGGTGAAATATAATGACAATAGCAAAACAAACAGCAGAACATCTTTTAGAAATTGGTGCAGTAAGTTTGAAACCAACAGAACCATTTACTTGGGCAAGTGGTATTAAAAGCCCAATCTACTGTGATAATCGTGTCATTATGGGATATCCTTCGATTCGAAAAGAAGTAGCAGCACATTTAGCTAAATTAATCCAAGAGCATTATCCGGAAGTTGAAGTAATTGCGGGTACTGCAACAGCGGGTATTCCCCATGCGGCTTGGATAGCGGATATTCTTGAATTACCAATGGTCTATATTCGAAGCACGGCTAAGAAACATGGACGAGGGAATCAAATTGAAGGCGTGATTTATGAAGGACAAAAAATGGTCATCATTGAGGATTTGATTTCTACTGGTGGTAGTGTTCTTGAAGCTGCTCAAGCGGCTGAAAATGAAGGGGCTAATGTATTAGGAGTAGCAGCTATTTTCACCTATGAATTAGCAGATGGTCTGCGTAATTTTAGAGAAGCCGGTGTACCATTTGTTACGTTAACTAATTATTCGACACTTATTACAAGTGCGATTGAAACAGCGCGCATTGAAGAAAACCAGCGTGAATTATTAGAAGAATGGAAGAAAAATCCAAGAGAATGGTTAATCAATAACTAACAAAAAATCCAATGATTATAATGATCATTGGATTTTTTTGAAGGGATTATTGACGTTTATTAAAATACTTGAATAATGCTAAACAAATGATTAGGATGAATAATAATATATTATTTATTTTCATTGAAAATGGCTCAAAAATAATAAGAGATAAGGCTAAGAATAAATAAACGATAACTATTACTACTGTTTTATTCATCTGAATCAATCCTTTCTTTTTTAACTAAAGTCTCTTTATTGGTTTTTAACATGATTTATTTTATAAATAAAAATGGAAGGTGTCTATAGCTGATTTTTAAGAAAATTTAAATTTTATCGTTGTTTTGAAGATAAACTAGTTAATAACAGTACGTATGATTAGTCAATTTCTTTGATTTTTTATACAATATTTATCGGAGGTGCGGATATGTACATAAATGAAAATAAAGAAATTTGGGATTATAGTCAGAGTGATAAAGGGCCAGAGAATTGGCATCAATTATGTCCTGAATTTTCAGTGGCGGCCGAAGATAAATGGCAATCACCTATTGCCTTATCAAAGAAAATAGTAACGCAAAAGGCACCCAATGAGCTAGTATTTCACTATCATGAGGATGAATTTACGCTTCGTCATGATAACTATACGTTACAGTTAGATTCGATTACAAATCAAAGTTATTTAATTTACCGTGGAGAGCGTTATTTTCTTAAAAATCTTCATTTTCACATTCCTAGTGAACATGTATTGGATGATCAACCATCGGATATCGAATTTCACTTCGTTCATCGTAATGAGCGTGATGAATTACTTGTGTTAGCGATTCTTTTTGATGTAACGGATGATAAAGAAGCAATATTAGCTAGAGTGTTATATGAAAATGATAAACTATTTGTAAAATTTGATTTCACACCGCTAACCGAACATCAACCGACGTATTACCGATATCAAGGGTCTTTAACTACACCCCCAACTGTTGGACAAGTCACATGGCTAGTGATTGATGATCGTCGTGTGATATCAACCAGAGGATTTAATTTATTAAAAAGTACGTTAACGACTAAAAGTAACAACCGACCGTTACAACAATTAAATAACCGTGATATCTACCACACGTAATAGCGTGTGGTATTTTTATAGCTAAGTAGGTTAACATAATCAATTTATTCAGACCTAACTTTACTTAATATTTACAAAAAAAATCGTCATTATTTTACAATCACTTTATATACTCTAATTGTAAAATCAAATAAAGCAAATAAGGAGTGTATCAAATGAAAAAAAATCTTTTAATTATGGCGGGCGTATCGTTTGTTTTTTTATTAACCGGGTGTGGTTCCACTTCAGGAAAAACATCAGAAGAAGGGAAAAAACAAACAGAAATTGTTGCCGTGGGGTCAACAGCGTTACAGCCGTTGGTAGACAAGATTAAAGACATTTACCAAACGGACTTCCCTGAATATAATATATCGGTACAAGGTGGCGGTAGTGGAACAGGATTATCGCAAGTATCAAGTGGAGCCGTTGATATTGGTAATTCAGATGTTTTTGCAGAGGAAAAGGATGGGATTGACGCTGATAAGATAGTCGACAATAAGGTTGCCGTTGTAGGTATTGGTCCTGTTATTAATAAAGAAGTGAAGGTGGATAATTTAACACGCCAACAATTGATTGATATTTTCACAGGAAAAGTAAAAAATTGGAAAGAAGTTGGGGGACAAGATTTGGAGATTGTCGTGGTTAATCGTGCCGAAGGAAGTGGGACACGCGCTACCTTTGAAAAATGGGGGTTAGATGGGACTAAAACGATTGGTACTCAGGAACAAGATTCATCAGGTACTGTGAAAAAAATTATTACTCAAACACCTGGGGCGATTAGCTATTTAGCGTTTTCATATTTTGATGATACTTTTAAAGCATTAAAAATTGATGGCGTTGAACCAACTGTCGAAAATGTTACAACTAATGATTGGACCATATGGGCGTATGAGCATATGTATATTAGTAAGGACGCCTCAGAAGATGTCAAAACATTTATTGAGTATTGCTTATCAGATGATGTACAAAAAAATGTGGTAGAACAACTGAACTATATTCCTATGACAAAGATGACAATCAATAGAGACGTTGAAGGGAACGTAACACCTGTATAAAAAATGTAAGGTCATTCCAACATCCTTTGGCTTACCAAGCTGAGGGTGTTTTTTTGTAAGTATTTTGTTCTAATAGCGAGTAATTCATTCGCTGTGGTGCTCTTCGATGTTATACTATGAATAGATAGAGATTGAGTCAAAGGGGGAGTTGTTTGTTGAAAATATTGATTGTGGATGATGAAGTCTCAATTACGACGTTAATTGATTATCATCTTCAAAAAGAAGGCTATGAAACTGTTATGATGCATGATGGCTATGAAGCGTATGTGGAGGCTTTGGAGCATCCGTATGATTTCATTGTATTAGATGTGATGCTACCAAACATGGATGGTATGGAGATATTAAAGGAACTACGAAAACATCAAGTTAATGTACCCGTGTTATTGTTAACTGCTAAAGATGAAACGGTCGATAAAATTATTGGTATCGAATTTGGAGCAGATGACTATATGACCAAACCCTTTAGTCCTAGAGAATTAACAGCACGTATCAAGGGTATTTTGAGACGAACAGCTAGTAGTAGCCAACCCGTTAATAATCAACAGGTAGCAACAGATGAGAAAATAACTATTGGTGAATTGACGTTGAATTTATCGGCGTATACGATACATAAAGATCATGAGTTGTTGGATTTGACTAAAAAAGAATTTGAACTGTTAGCCTATTTTATGAATCGCCCAAAGCGTATTATTGACAGAGAAACATTACTTCATAGTATTTGGAATGAAGAAATCTATGCACAATCTCGTGTAGTAGATATTCATATTAGTCATTTGAGGGAAAAAATAGAGAAAGATCCTAAAAATCCTAACTATATACACACCATTCGAGGTTTTGGTTATAAATTCGATTGGCAACAGGAGAGGTAATCATATGAAGAAAACGACTACCCAAAGTAGATTGTTGGTGTTATTAGGATTAATCGTGATGTTAACGTGTTTGATAATAGGGATTTTTAGTCATTATATGTCTCAACGAGATATTTCTAAACAAACTTACTACCTTTCGGAAGAAATTTCTACTTTAGTGAGTTACTATGAATTAGAACAAGAAGACAATTGGCAAGTAAGCACCTTTCAAGATATTAGGAAGAAACATCCCAGATTAATTAGTAATCATCTTATTTTTTTAGATGCACTTGGGGATTCAATTGAACGAACGGGTGAGTCATTGAATCGTTCGTCATCATTGATCATTAAAAGTGGCAATAACTTGGCGAGCAGTGTGGAAGAGGATAGACTATTAGTTTCTCAAGCAGTCGTTAATCAGAATGGTCGTATTGGAATTATCCAATTGGAACAGTCATTGCACGAGTACCCTTATTCGCTAGGACCAGTTACTGTAATAGTGAAAGGTCTAATCGTGTGTCTGTCTGTGATGTTAGCAGGTCTTATTGTTTACTATTATCGTAGGAACAATCAACCAGTTAAATATGCGCTATCAGTTGTGGAAGAAGCATTAGAGCATCCAGAAAAACAGCAAGAACTAATCGTCACACAAAATGAATGGTCACTTCTGTATGAAAAATTAAATCATCTTATGAAAAATAATCAACAACTATATTTTCGACAGTTGCGTGCTGAGGAGCGGTTAGATTATATATTGAATAGTTTAGAGATGGGTATTATCACGATTAATTTAGCTGACAAGACAAAATTTCTTAATGAGATGGCGACGACTTTTTATTATCGTCCGAATGGGTTAAAAGAGGCCATCAATCAGTTACAAGAAAGATTGGAGCAGTCACACAAAACGTATTTAACGGAAGAAATCACCTTGACCTTGCCTTCATACAAAGTCTTTAAAGCAGTGGCTAAAGTGAATCAATTAAATCCTCAATTAGCATCTGCAAAAGAAATCGTGATTGTTTTATACGATGTAACGCCGATAAAGACGATTGAACGCGCACATGGAGCGCTTATTCGTAACGTTGCTCATGAACTCAAAACCCCTATCACGTCCATTGTGGGATTTGCCGAAACGCTTTTAGAAGAGCAACTGCCATTAGAAACGCAACAAGCATTTGTTGAGATTATTGACAAAGAAGGTAAGCGATTAAACACGTTAGTTAATAAAATTTTAGAGTTATTAAAGACAGAACATCAAACGCCAGAAGAACAGTTAGTATGGGAAGAGATTGATCAACTTATTACATCAGAAATAGCTGTCTATGAACCATTATTAAAGAAGAAAAAGATACTAGTTCAGCATGATTATCAGGTATCTACACAAATAAAACTCCCTG is drawn from Vagococcus xieshaowenii and contains these coding sequences:
- the pyrE gene encoding orotate phosphoribosyltransferase produces the protein MTIAKQTAEHLLEIGAVSLKPTEPFTWASGIKSPIYCDNRVIMGYPSIRKEVAAHLAKLIQEHYPEVEVIAGTATAGIPHAAWIADILELPMVYIRSTAKKHGRGNQIEGVIYEGQKMVIIEDLISTGGSVLEAAQAAENEGANVLGVAAIFTYELADGLRNFREAGVPFVTLTNYSTLITSAIETARIEENQRELLEEWKKNPREWLINN
- a CDS encoding phosphate ABC transporter substrate-binding protein PstS family protein, with protein sequence MKKNLLIMAGVSFVFLLTGCGSTSGKTSEEGKKQTEIVAVGSTALQPLVDKIKDIYQTDFPEYNISVQGGGSGTGLSQVSSGAVDIGNSDVFAEEKDGIDADKIVDNKVAVVGIGPVINKEVKVDNLTRQQLIDIFTGKVKNWKEVGGQDLEIVVVNRAEGSGTRATFEKWGLDGTKTIGTQEQDSSGTVKKIITQTPGAISYLAFSYFDDTFKALKIDGVEPTVENVTTNDWTIWAYEHMYISKDASEDVKTFIEYCLSDDVQKNVVEQLNYIPMTKMTINRDVEGNVTPV
- a CDS encoding response regulator transcription factor gives rise to the protein MLKILIVDDEVSITTLIDYHLQKEGYETVMMHDGYEAYVEALEHPYDFIVLDVMLPNMDGMEILKELRKHQVNVPVLLLTAKDETVDKIIGIEFGADDYMTKPFSPRELTARIKGILRRTASSSQPVNNQQVATDEKITIGELTLNLSAYTIHKDHELLDLTKKEFELLAYFMNRPKRIIDRETLLHSIWNEEIYAQSRVVDIHISHLREKIEKDPKNPNYIHTIRGFGYKFDWQQER
- the pyrF gene encoding orotidine-5'-phosphate decarboxylase, translating into MDKRPIIALDFPNREAITKFLQHFPEKESLYVKVGMELFYQEGPTIVTWLKSCGHDVFLDLKLHDIPNTVESAMRGLAKLGVAMTNVHAAGGVRMMSSALKGLEEGTVEGKRPVLIAVTQLTSTSEDEMQHDQGIDRSLENSVLHYAKMAEKSGLDGVVCSALEATAIKKQTSDDFVCLTPGIRPLGAAVGDQKRVVTPEGARALGASYIVVGRPITKADNPYQAYQEIKQEWNGEI
- a CDS encoding dihydroorotate dehydrogenase: MNRLAVELPGLSLKNPIMPASGCFGFGAEYAKFYDISQLGAIMVKAATLEPRDGNPTPRVAETPSGMLNAIGLQNPGIDEIMSEKLPALEAFDVPIIANVAGYTIDDYTRVCERISQAPNVKAIELNISCPNVKQGGITFGTDKEVAADLTYRVKQVAKVPVYVKLSPNVTDIVPIAKAVEEAGADGLSMINTLLGMRIDLKTRQPILANQTGGLSGPAIKPVAIRMIKQVSQVVDIPIIGMGGVYTVDDVLEMYMAGASAVAIGTANFTDPMICPKLITELPKRMDELGIESLTQLIKEVKEAR
- a CDS encoding carbonic anhydrase family protein; its protein translation is MYINENKEIWDYSQSDKGPENWHQLCPEFSVAAEDKWQSPIALSKKIVTQKAPNELVFHYHEDEFTLRHDNYTLQLDSITNQSYLIYRGERYFLKNLHFHIPSEHVLDDQPSDIEFHFVHRNERDELLVLAILFDVTDDKEAILARVLYENDKLFVKFDFTPLTEHQPTYYRYQGSLTTPPTVGQVTWLVIDDRRVISTRGFNLLKSTLTTKSNNRPLQQLNNRDIYHT
- a CDS encoding sensor histidine kinase, which produces MKKTTTQSRLLVLLGLIVMLTCLIIGIFSHYMSQRDISKQTYYLSEEISTLVSYYELEQEDNWQVSTFQDIRKKHPRLISNHLIFLDALGDSIERTGESLNRSSSLIIKSGNNLASSVEEDRLLVSQAVVNQNGRIGIIQLEQSLHEYPYSLGPVTVIVKGLIVCLSVMLAGLIVYYYRRNNQPVKYALSVVEEALEHPEKQQELIVTQNEWSLLYEKLNHLMKNNQQLYFRQLRAEERLDYILNSLEMGIITINLADKTKFLNEMATTFYYRPNGLKEAINQLQERLEQSHKTYLTEEITLTLPSYKVFKAVAKVNQLNPQLASAKEIVIVLYDVTPIKTIERAHGALIRNVAHELKTPITSIVGFAETLLEEQLPLETQQAFVEIIDKEGKRLNTLVNKILELLKTEHQTPEEQLVWEEIDQLITSEIAVYEPLLKKKKILVQHDYQVSTQIKLPEQYVQPIIKNLLENAIHYSPINSTVVISMKETKEELVLTVIDEGIGIAEEEQDRIFEKFYRVGQSRDRRKGGTGLGLSIVKNCVEQLDGKIHVQSQVDKGTSFVVFIPKNHLLSRHSRL